In Homo sapiens chromosome 11, GRCh38.p14 Primary Assembly, one DNA window encodes the following:
- the OR10A3 gene encoding olfactory receptor 10A3 translates to MKRQNQSCVVEFILLGFSNFPELQVQLFGVFLVIYVVTLMGNAIITVIISLNQSLHVPMYLFLLNLSVVEVSFSAVITPEMLVVLSTEKTMISFVGCFAQMYFILLFGGTECFLLGAMAYDRFAAICHPLNYPVIMNRGVFMKLVIFSWISGIMVATVQTTWVFSFPFCGPNEINHLFCETPPVLELVCADTFLFEIYAFTGTILIVMVPFLLILLSYIRVLFAILKMPSTTGRQKAFSTCASHLTSVTLFYGTANMTYLQPKSGYSPETKKLISLAYTLLTPLLNPLIYSLRNSEMKRTLIKLWRRKVILHTF, encoded by the coding sequence atgaaaagacaaaatcaaagCTGTGTGGTTGAATTCATCCTCCTGGGCTTTTCTAACTTTCCTGAGCTCCAGGTGCAGCTCTTTGGGGTTTTCCTAGTTATTTATGTGGTGACCCTGATGGGAAATGCCATCATTACAGTCATCATCTCCTTAAACCAGAGCCTCCACGTTCCCATGTACCTGTTCCTCCTGAACCTATCTGTGGTGGAGGTGAGTTTCAGTGCAGTCATTACGCCTGAAATGCTGGTGGTGCTCTCTACTGAGAAAACTATGATTTCTTTTGTGGGCTGTTTTGCACAGATGTATTTCATCCTTCTTTTTGGTGGGACTGAATGTTTTCTCCTGGGAGCGATGGCTTATGACCGATTTGCTGCAATTTGCCATCCTCTGAACTACCCAGTGATTATGAACAGAGGGGTTTTTATGAAATTAGTAATATTCTCATGGATCTCAGGGATCATGGTGGCTACTGTGCAGACCACTTGggtatttagttttccattttgtgGCCCCAATGAAATTAATCATCTCTTCTGTGAGACTCCCCCGGTACTAGAGCTTGTGTGTGCAGACACCTTCTTATTTGAAATCTATGCCTTCACAGGCACCATTTTGATTGTTATGGTTCCTTTCTTGTTGATCCTCTTGTCTTACATTCGAGTTCTGTTTGCCATCCTGAAGATGCCATCAACTACTGGGAGACAAAAGGCCTTTTCCACCTGTGCCTCTCACCTCACATCTGTGACCCTGTTCTATGGCACAGCCAATATGACTTATTTACAACCCAAATCTGGCTACTCACCCGAAACCAAGAAACTGATCTCATTGGCTTACACGTTGCTTACCCCTCTGCTCAATCCGCTCATCTATAGCTTACGAAACAGTGAGATGAAGAGGACTTTGATAAAACTATGGCGAAGAAAAGTGATTTTACACACATTCTGA